In the Natronoglycomyces albus genome, GAATTCGACCTGACTGTATCAATGTCGTTGGACTTCCGATTGATTGACTGCAAGCTCCCTCACATAATGCTACTGGACCAAGAGACTGAATCTGAAGTTGAAGTCGAACTGAATGGACTCATCAAAGCAGTCCGCCATGAGATCATCAGCAATCTCAAAAACATGGAGACTAGTCTGGAGGCTGCATCACGATGAATGTTCAAGATCTCGGCAGCAATCGTGCCCGACTTGAAAAGAGACTTCAAGAATCACGAAGCGAGGCCAAACGGGCCCGCGAACAAGTAAGCACGATCAACCTACACTATCGCTCCAGTAGCGGAATGGTCTCGGTTCGTATGGACGCAATGGGCCATCTTACCGTGCGACTTAATACCGATGGACGGGTCAACAATACGCAAGTAGTCGCGGAGGAGCTCGTAAGCACATACAACTACGCACTGACAAAACTGCAACAAGAGCTACGCTTATCAGGAGATATGTACAGTGCCAAACTACAATATTGATGTCGACCCAACTGAGCTCTGGGAGGCAGGAAATCGCGTGCACAGTTTGACAGACCGGTACGCCGAGATAAGGTCGAAAATTCACAATAGCATGGATTCGATGAGTTCGGGTATGGTGTGCGACGAATCAGCACCACTAGTCATGAGCATGACCCAATTGTTGGGCGAGCTGAATTCAGTATTCACGCGGGCTCATCAAAACTTGGAATCTCACGGAGACGCGATCAAACAGTGGGCACGTAACCATGCCGAGAACGAAGGAGCACTTGCTGACTTTGAAAGTTACCTAGACGAGGCTCGATCAATTCGCGATCACCTGGATGAAGCAAACTAGGAGAACGATATTGTCTACCTTTAGCAAACCAAATCTACCGGGCCGGTCAGATTGGGGCCTCGAAAACTTTAATGTAGTACACAGCGCCCTCAAGACTGCCCTAATAGACGCGACTGTGATTCACACTCTCAATGAGATTAGTGAGAACCGACAATATCTCCCTGACGGAGTCGACTGGGTCAGCCGACTGGGGCTTCCATACGCGCTTCGTGGTCAATACGCAGTATACCTTGATCACACATTTCGCCATGTGTTCCGGGACGAAGCCATTGGCATCATCGCCGATGCCACCGGGGCCGCAGAGGAAGTTTTCGCTGAATACGACCTGTGGAGAACTTTCAGTAACGTCGATCTCTCATCAGTCACTGAATTCGCTGACTCCGCGCTAGAGGTCGTTCGTGAATTCGCTGGGCACTTTACCGGACTTGGTGACGCAAGTTCATCAACGTCCGGTGGCTCGAATGACATTCAAAGTATTCGTTCAACTCTCGGTCCTGACAACTGGCAGGAGGCCGTAGCGTCAGTCTATCGAGAGCGTTTTATCGATCAACTAGAGCCAACGGCAGCTCGACATGCATTCGTGGCTTCATCTATTTCAGAAACAGCCGCAGCATATCAAGCTGCGATCCGTTCTACTCAACTCAGTATATACCAGCTTATGCATTCTCTGATTGATTCCCTATATCAATCAGTCGGAGTCACACAAATTGACTTTACAGATACTTTGAAAGTAGTGACTGACTTTATGAAGGTAGGGAAAGGTTCGATCAGTCGAGCTGATTCCATCATTGACTCGATGGCCGCAGCGCAGAATTTCTCAATTGGGTCATACTCGATCACTGTGACGGAGGGAAATCCACTGGATCTCTACGCGGACGCAGCCGCACAGCTGGGAGATTACATATCTCAGACTCTATCGGAGCTGGAGTCGCTCAACTCAAACATGAAGGATATGCTAGCTGAGCTAACGAGTATGCGGGCAAGTGAGATCTCTTTTATTCAAGCATCGGATGTGTTCTTATGGGCCAGAGTTTTGTCTTGACCAGGAAGCATATAGTTCCCCTGTTTTCCGTTGCTATTTTGATGGTCTCAGCCTGCTCTTCAACAGCCCCCACGCAGGAAACATCGACTTCGTATCCGAACACCTATTCACTTGAATTTATCGAAGACCCCGACGAGTTTTGCCAGGAAGCCAACTTCGATTCTGTCAATGAGAACTTCACCAAAGATCCCTATCATATCGATGTGCCGGTGGCGTTCGAACCAACAATCATCACCTTCGGACCGATCGATGTAGATCTGGCATGCAAATTTGAAATGAACTATGACTTTGGCAGTATACGAGCCCATACCGGTTACATGATTGCCACCGAGGAAGTCGATCCCATTGACGTACTTGCTCGCATTTGCTGCCCCGGATCGCATCCCTACTATATTCACGATTTGAGTGATGGATCGTGGGATGAACGATCCCTCGTACGTTCTCGCATCGGCGATAACCTGATCACTATACAAGGGTGGATACGCAAGGACAACATCCTTATTGGCGTGAGAACTGATCTCAGCCTAGGTCGATCTGGCGGACAGCTAGAACCGGGTCACGCTGATTTCGAGTACATCATGCATGATTACCTTGAACAGCACTATTCTGACGTGATTGAACAGGCAAAGAAATAGGGCGTGCGCCTCAAGGTATGACCGTCCGGACGCACGCAGAGCCTCAGTTCGTATTCGACACGATCGGTACGGGCTCGGGAGCCACCGAAACGGGAGGATGGACAAGCACCGCTACTCGGGTCCGCAGAACGGCCCGCGAACAACGGAGGGTCAGTCAAAGTAGTGGACGTGGGTTCCCTTTTTGTCTTCTTTGGCGACGTCGATCATGCGCTTTGCCACGGCTGCGGCCTGGACCGGGCGGTATTTCGCCAAGCGCCCGACATACAGCGGCGACGTGAGCGGAGCCAGGAACTTCGCTATGCTCTCGCCGGTTCGCTTCTCTTCACGGGCCCCTAGCAGCAGCGAGGGCCGGAAGATATGGGTAGCCGGAAGCGGCAAGGTGGAGATGGTCTCTTCGGCCTCGCCTTTGACGCGACTGTAGAACCAACGAGACGCGGAGTCGGCACCTAGGGCGCTAACTAGGAGGAATTGCCGGGCCCCGGCGTTAGCGGCGGCTTCGGCCACATTGCACACATAGTCGTGGTCGACCCTCCGGAAGGCCTCTTTGGACCCGGCCTTGTCGATGGTGGTCCCCAGGCAACAAAAGACGTCGTCCACAGCGAACAGGTCGCGTTGCTGATCGAGCTGGGCGAAGTCAACCTCGTGCACGGTCAGCTTGGGATGCTCGAAGTTCAACGGTCGTCGGCTGAGCACGTGCACCGATTCCCAAGCCGAACGGGCCAGCAGCCCCTTCAGTACGAGGCTGCCGACCACGCCGGTCGCTCCGGCTACCACTGCGGTTCTGGAACTCATAGGCCCACCCTAGTGGCGAGCGACCGGCCGCGCATTGGTCTGCCAAAGACATGCGGCTAGTCGAGTTTTCCGCTGGATTCCCGCCATTTGCCGGAGCGGAACTGGGCGTAGGTGATGACCGTGCGGGCGATTTGCGCCGCTAGCAGTCCGTAGTAGACACCGATGAGGCCCATGTCGAAGTGCACCGCGCACAGCCAGGCGATAGGCAGGCCGAAGGCCACCTGCCCAACGATGGCCGCGTACATGACGCTCTTGGTGTCTCCGGCGGCGCGCAGCACTCCGGCCATGCTCATTCCGAACACCATCGCCGGTGCCATCGCCAGCAGGATGTAGACCACTGAGGTGGCTTCGGCTACCACTGCGGTATCTGCGGTGAAGAGGCCGAAGAACCAGTTTGGGTTGATCAATGGCGGTAGTACCGCGAGGGTTGCCATACCCGTCATGAGAATGGCACCTGAGCGGCGGAATGCCAGCGCGCCCGGGACGTCTCCGGCGCCGAGTCGTTGCCCGGCCAGGATTGAGATTCCGCTGCTGGCGCTGAAGACGACGACCCATAGGACGGTCACGGTGATGATCATGATGCGGTATCCGGCTAGGGATACGTCGCCTAGGTAGGCCACGATCGAGACGATGAGGATGTCTGCGGCGTAGACGCTGCCGGCCATGATTGCTTCGGGCCAACCGATGCGAGACAGCGGGTTGACGATTTCGCGGGGGCGGCGCAGGTTGGCGCGCTTCCAGAACGTGTATTCGAGCCCGAGCTTGCGGCGTCCAAACCAGATGATGTAGACCATGCCGAGGCTGGTGGCCAGGAGTGTCCCGGTAGCGGAACCGATGACGCCCAGGTCGAACCCGAATACCAATACATAGGTGGCGGGGATGTTGGTGAGGTTGACCAGGAGGGCTACGCGCATGGCGATGCCGGTTTCGCCGAGGCCGCCGAAGACACCACGGTAGGCGGTGGTGACGGCGGCGAATGGCAGGCACAGCATGAGGATTTGTAGGGCGGCGACGCTGGCGGGCAGGGAGTTACCGCCGGAGAGCAGCCGCACGATGAGTGGGGCGAGGGTGAGGAGCAGGAGGCTGGCTCCCACGCCGATGGCCAGGCAGAAGAGGAGGCCGGTGTCGAGCATCCGGTTGATGCGGGCGTGTTCGCCTGCGCCTTTCCAGCGGGAGACGAGGATTTGGATGGAGGAGCCCCAGGGGACCAGGAGTGCCATCGCGAAGACGTAGATGGGCAGGACGAGGCTGATGGTGGCGAGGGCTTCGGTGGAGTACCAGCCGAGCATGACGGTGTCGGCGATGGCGAGGACGGTGGGGCTGATGGTGGCGACGATGAGTGGGTAGGTGATTTTCCAGCTCTGCCGCACCCGGCCTGTGAGCTGGGGCGATGCGGGCGGTGGAGCTTGGAGGGTGTCGCTCATGGGCGTGGGGCCTTTCGGTGGTGGGGACCTCCGTTTAATGGTAATGATTTTCATTATGGATTGCAATCAGGGGTGGACGTGGGATCAGACAGCAGCTGTTCAGGCAGCAAGTACTCCGGGCATTCGCCCTGCTCGCGTCCATGAGAGTTGGTCCGGGAACGCGCCAGTGCCCGTACGGAAACCCCGACCAGACGGGACCTACACGGTTGGCGACGGTGTGGCATCGTGAGCGCTGAGCACAACCTATTTCGCAGTCCACGCCCTCGGGATCAACATGTTGACCAAGATTTACCGGCGCATACGCTATATCCCTCTAGACAGCCCCTACTCCACTAGTCACTTCAAAGCCCACCCGCTGAGCCGGTTCCACCTGGCCAAGCGAGGAGAACGCCTCGAGGCCGGGCACGGTGTCATCGCGATACGCACCAAGGCGGTGCGACGTCTGCGGCTCTCGCAGCCCGACCAGGCGAGCGGACTGACATCCCCTCGGGTAACGCAACCGAACACCGACCTCGGCACACCCGTCGTCCTCGTGGACGGCGAGCCTGCGGCCACCGGGTTCGGCCGGGGCCGCATCGTCGTGCCCGCAGGGCCGCACCTGGTACAAGTCCAGGCGAAAGCCTCAGGCCGCTACACACTGGTGAACGTGCCAGACCAAGGCCGCATCGTCCTCACATCCTTGTCCTCAGCCCCGATTCACTCGCGTGTCTCCCGCGACCGACTGGGGTGGTTCTACCGCAGTTTCGCCCTGGGGCGGCAGGCGTATCTTGAACGCCACCGCACTCTCGTCTGGCCGTCTCTAGCAGCGCTAGCAACTTACGTGTTCGCGATGCTCGCTCTGGCAAGAACCGGCACCGAAGCGGTCGTCGGGGAGATCTTCGCGCCCCTTGGAATCATCCTTTGCGCGGCCGCAGGCCTGGCTGCTGGCACCCTCGTCGTGCTAGCGGGAGTGGTCAAGAGCGCGTGGAACAACCGAAGACCTCCCAAATCCGTCCATTACCCACCGACTGACCTGGACGGGGGAGGCTCATGGCGCATCGTCGGTGTCGACGACACGTCGCCCCCGCGCACGCATCCCGAACTTGCCACATTGCGTGTTCACGTGGCCTTCGAACACAACTATGTCGACGCCACCCGACGAACCGACCTGCCAGTGAAAGCGGCAAAACGGCCTACGCGGGCGGACGACGCAGACCCGCAGGTAGCACGATCAGACAGATACGACCAGGATGCACGGGTCGGGGATATCGTTGGTGAGGAACTGGAGCACTTCGGAAAGTCCATGCGAGACATCGGGCAACGGACCCGCGACGAGCTGGCATCGATCCCCTGGCGCGATTCCTGGCGCTCCGATATGCATCACCACTTCGGGACGTACGCGGCCGACCAAGGCCAGAACGAGATTCGCCCATGGATTCCGGCTCCTCAGGTCAATCTTGAAGAGCGAGCACTGCCCGCTATCTGGGGGTATAACGAATACCTGATCAACCCGGGCGAGAGGCTGATCGAAGTCGCAGTGCCCGCCCCGCCACCAGAGCTCCTCACTGACATCGAAGTGGAATTGCACGGCGAATCTAGGCTGTTGATGGAGGTTGACTGCCGAGCGGGTTTCGTGACGACCATCGAGGCGTTCGCAACCATCGCAATGGAATGGAGCCAAGACGGCAAGAGCCTCAGTCGATACACCGGCCGAATGAGTTCACTCTCCTCTTACCAGAAAGGCGCTACACAGTGACATGGATCGACGTCGATGCCGAGGGCTTGCGCGACGCGGCAAACAAACTGCGACAAGCCGAGACAGAGATCAAAGCCCTGGGTAACTACGCCGAAGAAGCGGACCCGGATCTGTGGATGTTCGGCCTTGCCGGGGTCGGCTTTGCGGGTTTGTACTTCGCGATCGCCAAAGGCATCGTCCACCCTGCTTTCAGCGACGCCGAACAAGCGGTCGAAGGCATCTGCACCCGACTCGAGGACTGTGCTGACGAATACGAAGACTGCGATGAGGGCATCGCACAGGAACTCGACAAAATCGGCCAAGACATCGTAGACGGAGCTATCTGATGAACGACCACATCGAAGAACCCACCTGGAATCGCGACGACGAAGGGAACGTCGTAGATCCAGGTGGACACTCCCCAACATTTGGAGAAGAGGGTGCCTGGAACACTGGTTGGGACGACTGGCTCGGTGCAGGATCAGGGTCGAATGCCACATCTGCCTCCAGCGACAACCGAGGCAGCGGCGCACACGAAGCCATAGCTAGGAATGTGTTCCCGACCGCGAGCAACAACACGACATATCGGGACTCTCACGGCAATGTCGTCAACTCCGACCAGCGTGTCAGCGGCCGCGACTCCGAGAGCAACCTCCTCTATAACGGAGAATCCACCTCGGCATCTAACTCCGGTGCGAACGCGTTGAAGAGTGCCACAGCTCCTATCACCGCAGTGTCCAACACCGTCTCCAACGTCGGCAAGATCGACAGCCTCACCGACTGGGGTGGTTACACAAACTTGATCACCGGGCTAGCGTCGGACACGCTAGCGATTGGGAGCATGACCAAAGAATTCAATAGCTTCGTGGAGAACGTCACCGACCCGAAATTCGATCCGGTGCAATGGCTGGCCGGGACTCTCATCGACTTTCTCATCCAGGTTTTCCAGCCGCTGGAGGACCTGGTCGGACTTGTCTCGGGTAACGAGAGCCGTATGAAGGAATCGGCGGGTATGTGGGACACCATTGCCACCGGCTGCCCCGAAGTCGGCGACTATCTCGGGGCCACAGGCGAGGCCGCGCTGGCCGATTGGGGCGGCGAATCGGGCGACGCGGCGCGAACGCGGGTCAGCGAGGCAGCCGAGGCGGTCCGCGGGCTCGGCTATATCGCGGTTGGCTTGGAGGCGCTGCTCATGTGTATGGCCGACTTGGCGAAGGCTCTAAGGCAGGACATCGTGGACTTGCTGGCCAAGGGAGTTTCGTGGGCATTGACGCGTCTCCTTCCAAAGGTCGCGGCAGGTATCGCTACTTTCGGGGCGACAATTGCCCTGGCAATCGCCGACGGCATCGCCAAGGTCGCCTCACTTCTCATGAAGGCATTTAACCGAATCAACCAGGCCATCGGTATCGCGGATAAGGCAGCTACGGCCCTGGACAAGATCAACACGGCGTTCACCTATCTCAAGCCGGTTCTGGAGGGACTCAAGAAGCACCGGCACGCCCTCAACATGATAGGTGGTGCGGCCGAACAGGCTTTTAACTGAGCCGCTCCCGTTTAGTTCGACGAGCTCGGCATGTATTACCTGGAGAACAGCTGAGCTAAGCCGTTCAGCGGCGGGGCCACAGCCCAGTCGACCATCTTGATGTTGACTGCCTGCAGTCGGCGGCTACCGAGTGGGGATGGTT is a window encoding:
- a CDS encoding NAD(P)H-binding protein encodes the protein MSSRTAVVAGATGVVGSLVLKGLLARSAWESVHVLSRRPLNFEHPKLTVHEVDFAQLDQQRDLFAVDDVFCCLGTTIDKAGSKEAFRRVDHDYVCNVAEAAANAGARQFLLVSALGADSASRWFYSRVKGEAEETISTLPLPATHIFRPSLLLGAREEKRTGESIAKFLAPLTSPLYVGRLAKYRPVQAAAVAKRMIDVAKEDKKGTHVHYFD
- a CDS encoding MATE family efflux transporter; translation: MSDTLQAPPPASPQLTGRVRQSWKITYPLIVATISPTVLAIADTVMLGWYSTEALATISLVLPIYVFAMALLVPWGSSIQILVSRWKGAGEHARINRMLDTGLLFCLAIGVGASLLLLTLAPLIVRLLSGGNSLPASVAALQILMLCLPFAAVTTAYRGVFGGLGETGIAMRVALLVNLTNIPATYVLVFGFDLGVIGSATGTLLATSLGMVYIIWFGRRKLGLEYTFWKRANLRRPREIVNPLSRIGWPEAIMAGSVYAADILIVSIVAYLGDVSLAGYRIMIITVTVLWVVVFSASSGISILAGQRLGAGDVPGALAFRRSGAILMTGMATLAVLPPLINPNWFFGLFTADTAVVAEATSVVYILLAMAPAMVFGMSMAGVLRAAGDTKSVMYAAIVGQVAFGLPIAWLCAVHFDMGLIGVYYGLLAAQIARTVITYAQFRSGKWRESSGKLD
- a CDS encoding type VII secretion target, whose product is MTWIDVDAEGLRDAANKLRQAETEIKALGNYAEEADPDLWMFGLAGVGFAGLYFAIAKGIVHPAFSDAEQAVEGICTRLEDCADEYEDCDEGIAQELDKIGQDIVDGAI